A DNA window from Flavobacteriales bacterium contains the following coding sequences:
- a CDS encoding SpoIIE family protein phosphatase — MIKNRVHFIITLITVVWSSQIYGQRYHFKKYSNEEGLSQSQVQAVLEDTYGHLWVATNGGGVNRFDGMQFTVFTNKEGLQHNHITKMYEDPDHRIWFLTEYAAGVAVFDGSRFTIINNKLGLPGNMAYDIVCDTLGRIWLATPGGICQADPQMGINEPMTTRNGLHRDTITNLFKDSRGWIWGYNPKRPGATQFNMNSFQPLITNGKLFSDTILDIAEDHDHALWVRTPNGIQRIFIDEGSNDHRMKVMIGKAELKDTRLRSLISDKDDNIWILTDKNLLHWVDGQIARVENNMLPEAVPDNMITDNNGSVALIYNRIGNAIYHKEKWTLYPTDNSFIDNPVNCFLKDTQGTLWLGTNGAGIIKYPSLAFNYYDNENGMSSKIVFGIEEDKMGRMWFGTLGRGITVYDGLHFSYYNKSNGFPSNSVWSITRDQDGILWFGTSDGLVRYDGKNFRTFTTKDGLLSNTVFVVKTDSQNRLWIAYSENGFSVYDRKSFRHYTEADGVERVAMSFTENRDSSIWVATDGQGLLHLTKKGIKILNAQQGLSSDYLMWVTHDSEDNLWIATQDNGIVKYDGHDFLRINTTNGLSHNAVMSLMFDRDGNLWAGTNMGLNKISFNDFGNVKNIRHYQKLDGFVGIECNSGAIMQDSRGKIWIGSSVLVRYDPELDIQNSIPPKTHITKVKLFFKDLDLSIYADSMRPLYNVPYSITLPYDQNHLTIEFIGISLKVPEKIIYYYKMEGLDKDWSPYDSKTEARYSSIPPGNYTFMVLARNEDKVWNDMPVTMQITILPPPWQTWYFYVLCAIIFALIAYALVRWRVRSFKRAQQHLEEKVTERTETITRQKNELEFAYNEIRDSIKYARRIQESILPPKDVVKSLLPDAFVLYRPKDIVSGDFYWIDQKGDVVMIAAVDCTGHGVPGAFMSIMGHSKLNQVVSHLGDKVDAAEILNNLNTEVSNSLKKSSLEESAKDGMDITFCAINLQTRELQFAGAYNPLYLIRDGIFREVKGDKFPIGIFLGKQTLPFTNHTLKLQENDVFYLFSDGYVDQFGGPRNKKFMSARFKSLLMDIYHLPMEEQSTILEENLDEWRNGSEQVDDILVMGVRV, encoded by the coding sequence GTGATTAAAAACCGTGTCCATTTCATTATTACCCTCATTACCGTAGTCTGGAGCTCCCAGATTTATGGACAGCGTTATCATTTTAAAAAATACTCGAACGAAGAAGGTCTGTCCCAATCCCAGGTACAGGCGGTGCTGGAAGATACCTACGGACATTTATGGGTTGCGACGAACGGAGGCGGTGTCAACCGGTTTGACGGAATGCAGTTTACCGTTTTCACGAATAAGGAAGGCTTACAGCACAATCATATCACCAAAATGTATGAAGACCCGGACCACCGGATCTGGTTCCTTACCGAGTATGCTGCAGGGGTTGCTGTTTTCGACGGAAGCCGGTTTACCATCATCAACAACAAATTGGGCCTTCCGGGCAACATGGCATACGATATTGTCTGCGACACACTAGGCAGAATCTGGCTTGCCACACCCGGCGGGATTTGCCAGGCCGACCCGCAAATGGGCATCAATGAACCGATGACAACCCGTAATGGTCTGCACAGGGACACCATCACCAACCTGTTCAAAGATAGCAGAGGATGGATATGGGGCTACAACCCCAAAAGGCCCGGAGCCACTCAGTTCAACATGAACTCATTCCAACCGCTCATCACCAACGGAAAGTTATTCAGTGATACCATTCTGGATATCGCCGAAGATCATGACCACGCCCTTTGGGTGAGAACCCCCAATGGAATTCAAAGGATTTTCATCGATGAAGGAAGCAATGACCATCGCATGAAGGTGATGATCGGAAAAGCAGAGTTAAAGGATACCCGGTTACGTTCCCTCATTTCAGATAAGGATGATAACATCTGGATCCTGACCGACAAAAACCTGCTGCATTGGGTGGATGGACAAATTGCGAGGGTTGAAAACAATATGTTGCCTGAAGCTGTACCCGATAATATGATCACCGATAATAACGGTAGCGTAGCCCTCATTTATAACCGCATCGGAAATGCGATATACCATAAGGAGAAATGGACCCTCTACCCCACTGACAATTCATTCATTGACAATCCGGTTAATTGCTTCCTGAAGGACACCCAGGGTACCCTATGGCTGGGCACCAACGGCGCTGGGATCATCAAGTATCCATCCCTTGCATTTAATTATTACGACAATGAAAATGGCATGTCCAGCAAGATCGTTTTCGGCATTGAAGAGGATAAGATGGGGCGGATGTGGTTCGGAACCCTTGGCCGGGGCATCACGGTATATGACGGTCTGCATTTCAGTTATTACAACAAAAGCAATGGCTTCCCTTCCAACAGTGTATGGTCCATTACCCGGGATCAGGACGGTATCTTGTGGTTCGGTACTTCGGATGGACTGGTAAGATATGACGGTAAAAACTTTCGCACATTTACCACAAAAGACGGACTATTAAGCAACACTGTTTTTGTGGTAAAAACCGATTCTCAGAACCGGTTGTGGATCGCATACAGTGAGAATGGCTTCTCCGTTTACGATCGTAAAAGTTTCCGTCACTATACAGAAGCGGACGGCGTGGAACGGGTGGCTATGAGTTTCACCGAAAATCGTGACAGCAGCATATGGGTAGCAACCGATGGACAGGGCCTGTTGCATCTGACAAAAAAAGGCATCAAAATCCTCAATGCCCAGCAAGGTCTTTCATCAGACTACCTGATGTGGGTCACACACGACTCAGAAGATAACTTATGGATCGCTACACAGGATAATGGTATCGTAAAATACGATGGCCATGATTTCCTGCGAATCAACACCACCAACGGTTTGAGCCATAATGCGGTCATGTCGCTCATGTTTGACAGGGATGGAAATCTGTGGGCAGGCACAAACATGGGGCTCAACAAAATCTCTTTTAACGATTTCGGAAATGTCAAGAACATCAGGCACTATCAGAAACTGGATGGTTTTGTGGGAATCGAATGCAATTCAGGAGCGATCATGCAGGATAGCCGCGGCAAGATATGGATCGGATCCTCTGTCCTGGTCAGATATGACCCCGAACTTGACATCCAGAATTCAATCCCACCCAAAACGCATATCACGAAGGTAAAACTGTTCTTCAAGGATCTCGACCTTTCGATCTATGCAGATAGCATGAGGCCTTTGTACAATGTCCCCTACTCCATCACCCTGCCATATGATCAGAATCACCTGACCATTGAGTTTATCGGCATCAGTCTGAAGGTACCTGAAAAGATCATCTACTATTATAAGATGGAAGGACTGGACAAAGACTGGTCGCCATATGACTCCAAAACGGAAGCACGTTATTCCAGTATCCCACCCGGAAACTACACCTTTATGGTGCTTGCCCGAAACGAGGATAAGGTATGGAATGACATGCCAGTGACCATGCAGATTACCATCCTTCCTCCGCCCTGGCAAACCTGGTATTTCTATGTGCTTTGCGCCATCATCTTTGCCCTGATAGCCTATGCTCTGGTACGTTGGCGTGTGCGGAGCTTCAAGCGGGCGCAGCAACACCTTGAGGAAAAAGTCACGGAACGGACGGAAACAATCACGCGTCAGAAGAACGAACTGGAGTTTGCCTACAACGAGATCCGCGATAGTATCAAATACGCCAGACGTATACAGGAATCGATCCTTCCCCCTAAAGATGTGGTCAAATCACTCCTTCCGGATGCATTTGTTCTTTACCGTCCGAAAGACATTGTCTCAGGGGACTTTTACTGGATAGATCAAAAGGGAGATGTCGTGATGATCGCTGCGGTAGACTGCACCGGGCATGGCGTACCGGGCGCATTCATGAGTATCATGGGACATAGCAAACTCAACCAGGTGGTCAGTCACCTCGGAGATAAAGTAGATGCAGCTGAGATTCTGAACAACCTGAACACCGAGGTCTCCAATTCGCTCAAGAAATCTTCCCTGGAAGAAAGCGCCAAAGACGGGATGGACATCACGTTTTGTGCCATCAACTTACAAACGCGGGAATTGCAATTTGCCGGTGCATACAATCCGCTATACCTGATCAGGGATGGCATTTTCAGAGAGGTAAAGGGTGATAAATTCCCGATTGGTATTTTCCTTGGCAAACAAACGCTGCCGTTTACAAACCATACCCTGAAGTTACAGGAGAACGACGTCTTCTACCTGTTCTCAGATGGTTACGTAGACCAGTTCGGCGGTCCCCGCAACAAAAAGTTCATGTCTGCCAGGTTCAAGAGCCTGCTCATGGACATTTACCATCTTCCTATGGAAGAGCAATCCACGATCCTGGAAGAAAACCTGGATGAATGGCGGAATGGCTCCGAACAGGTGGATGATATCCTGGTGATGGGGGTCAGGGTATGA
- a CDS encoding DUF1573 domain-containing protein has product MKNILLIILMWSAGLSNVAAQKAIFPERIHDFGVIYEDSGSVKHGFLMINNSNGDIVINQVTASCGCTTPDWTTDPIPPGDTTIVWAVYDPKGHPGPFQKQLIVFSTASGEPEILQITGTVESPRRVRSGSQQALVVEPYEKFYTYDKKGVPDADPSFNKFITALATYLPAPKGVKVIISSSASHVPTHRYPSNDALAKSRADALKAKIVEELKKRGVDPASVSFEFEQIAVQGPAYKNDFIENKKVYEQFQYVKARAVIP; this is encoded by the coding sequence ATGAAAAACATTCTTTTGATAATCCTGATGTGGTCTGCAGGTCTTTCTAATGTTGCTGCACAAAAGGCCATTTTCCCGGAACGCATACACGATTTTGGTGTGATCTATGAAGACAGCGGTTCAGTGAAGCACGGTTTTTTAATGATCAACAACAGCAATGGGGATATTGTGATCAATCAGGTAACGGCCTCATGTGGCTGCACCACACCTGACTGGACAACCGACCCTATTCCTCCCGGTGATACGACCATAGTCTGGGCGGTGTATGATCCGAAGGGGCACCCGGGTCCCTTTCAAAAACAACTCATCGTGTTTTCAACAGCAAGCGGTGAGCCGGAGATACTTCAAATCACCGGAACGGTTGAATCCCCCCGCCGTGTCAGGAGCGGAAGCCAGCAGGCTTTGGTTGTTGAGCCGTATGAGAAGTTTTATACATACGACAAGAAGGGCGTACCTGATGCGGACCCATCCTTCAACAAATTCATCACCGCCCTGGCAACATATCTGCCGGCTCCGAAAGGGGTGAAGGTGATCATTTCATCAAGTGCTTCTCATGTGCCTACCCATCGGTATCCTTCGAATGATGCCCTGGCAAAAAGCCGGGCGGATGCACTGAAGGCCAAGATTGTGGAAGAGTTGAAAAAACGTGGTGTGGATCCTGCTTCCGTAAGCTTTGAGTTCGAACAGATCGCAGTACAGGGGCCCGCTTACAAGAATGACTTTATTGAAAACAAAAAGGTTTACGAACAGTTTCAGTACGTGAAGGCACGTGCGGTCATACCCTGA
- a CDS encoding DUF1573 domain-containing protein → MSSAQPATNPLQQPDFNQPATPPVPAGPTTGIKFEEESFDFGNVPQHSTNKHTFKFTNTGEHPLIISNATGSCGCTVPDYPKEPIAPGKTGVINVEYKPGTQKGNQTKTVTVTANTEPAQTRVNITAFVEEVEGPAPVQ, encoded by the coding sequence ATGTCATCTGCCCAGCCGGCTACCAACCCATTGCAACAGCCGGACTTTAACCAGCCTGCTACACCTCCGGTTCCGGCCGGTCCTACCACCGGTATTAAGTTTGAAGAGGAAAGTTTTGATTTTGGTAACGTGCCTCAGCATTCAACCAACAAGCATACTTTCAAGTTCACCAATACCGGTGAGCATCCGCTGATCATCAGCAATGCAACCGGCTCCTGCGGATGTACCGTACCGGATTATCCGAAAGAACCGATCGCTCCAGGTAAAACCGGTGTCATCAATGTAGAATACAAGCCTGGTACCCAAAAGGGAAATCAAACAAAAACGGTGACTGTTACCGCCAATACCGAGCCTGCACAAACACGTGTGAATATTACCGCGTTTGTAGAGGAGGTCGAAGGTCCGGCACCCGTTCAATAA
- the pckA gene encoding phosphoenolpyruvate carboxykinase (ATP) yields the protein MNEHGIKAPDASVKDLGLHHVTAAYWNLSPAELVEETLIRGEGLLADTGALVIDTGEFTGRSPKDRYIVKDAITEEAVWWGDINQPYDAEKFDRLYDKVMAYLSGKEVYVRDAYACAEPEYRTNIRVLTEFPWQNLFAHNLFLRPEREELMTFDPEWTVVAAPGFYADPEKDGTRNPNFAILNFTRKVILIGGTAYTGEIKKGIFSVLNFVLPHQKNVLAMHCSSNIGQKGDTAVFFGLSGTGKTTLSADPERKLIGDDEHGWSDKSVFNFEGGCYAKCIDLSEEREPEIYHAIKFGTLLENVEFHPQTTSVDFCNVTKTQNTRAAYPIDFIENIATPSIGGIPENIFFLTADAFGVLPPVSRLTSGQAMYHFISGYTAKVAGTEVGVNEPQATFSACFGAPFLPLHPTKYAEMLGEKMKKNNTRVWLINTGWSGGNYGVGERIKLRFTRAMINAALEGKLDDATFTKHPVFGVEVPATCPDVPDEILDPRKTWKDAAAYDAMASELAAKFNKNFEKFATFASEEILAAAPKVNVKEGVS from the coding sequence ATGAATGAACACGGAATTAAAGCTCCGGACGCGAGTGTTAAAGACCTTGGATTACATCACGTAACCGCAGCTTACTGGAACCTGAGTCCGGCAGAATTAGTAGAAGAAACCCTGATCAGGGGTGAAGGGCTCCTGGCCGATACAGGGGCCCTTGTCATTGATACCGGAGAATTTACAGGGAGAAGTCCCAAAGACCGGTATATCGTGAAGGATGCCATCACCGAAGAAGCGGTTTGGTGGGGTGATATCAATCAGCCTTATGATGCGGAGAAATTCGATCGGCTTTACGATAAGGTCATGGCTTACCTGTCCGGTAAAGAGGTTTATGTGCGAGATGCGTATGCCTGTGCAGAACCAGAGTATCGCACCAACATCCGGGTGCTGACGGAATTTCCATGGCAAAATCTTTTTGCCCATAATCTCTTCCTGAGGCCTGAAAGAGAAGAGCTAATGACGTTTGATCCGGAATGGACGGTTGTAGCCGCCCCCGGGTTTTATGCGGATCCGGAGAAGGACGGCACACGGAACCCGAATTTTGCCATCCTGAATTTCACCAGAAAGGTGATCCTGATCGGTGGAACGGCGTATACCGGAGAGATCAAAAAAGGAATATTTTCTGTTCTGAATTTTGTATTGCCCCATCAAAAAAATGTATTGGCGATGCACTGTTCTTCTAACATCGGACAAAAAGGGGATACTGCTGTGTTCTTCGGATTGTCCGGTACGGGAAAAACCACGTTGTCTGCCGATCCGGAACGCAAGCTCATCGGCGATGATGAGCATGGATGGAGCGATAAAAGTGTCTTTAACTTTGAAGGTGGATGCTATGCCAAGTGTATTGACCTGTCTGAAGAACGTGAGCCGGAAATTTACCATGCCATTAAGTTTGGTACATTGCTGGAGAACGTGGAATTCCATCCGCAAACCACCTCGGTGGATTTTTGCAATGTGACAAAAACGCAAAATACGCGTGCTGCTTATCCCATTGATTTCATTGAGAATATTGCAACACCTTCTATTGGAGGGATTCCTGAAAATATCTTCTTTCTCACCGCTGATGCATTTGGCGTATTGCCTCCGGTATCCAGACTAACATCCGGTCAGGCGATGTACCACTTCATTTCCGGATATACCGCCAAGGTGGCCGGAACGGAAGTCGGAGTGAATGAACCTCAGGCAACATTTTCCGCTTGTTTTGGCGCACCGTTTCTTCCCTTACACCCTACAAAGTATGCGGAAATGCTGGGAGAAAAAATGAAGAAAAACAATACCCGTGTCTGGCTGATCAATACCGGATGGTCCGGAGGAAATTATGGTGTTGGCGAACGGATCAAACTGCGCTTCACCCGTGCCATGATCAATGCAGCACTTGAAGGAAAACTCGACGATGCGACCTTTACCAAACATCCTGTATTTGGTGTGGAGGTACCAGCAACCTGTCCGGATGTTCCCGATGAGATTCTGGACCCCAGAAAGACCTGGAAAGATGCGGCAGCCTATGATGCAATGGCATCCGAACTTGCTGCGAAGTTCAATAAGAACTTCGAGAAATTCGCAACGTTTGCCAGTGAAGAGATACTTGCAGCAGCACCAAAGGTGAATGTGAAGGAGGGGGTCTCCTGA
- a CDS encoding DUF423 domain-containing protein — translation MTKLLQNRIILWSGISGALAVALGALGAHKIVPMVSEAHGHAFTTATQYHMFHSLALLALAALSDKINERWLRISFLAFLAGIVCFSGSLYLLSTREITGLAGLMWLGPVTPLGGLMLITGWLCLVLGVRRTS, via the coding sequence ATGACCAAACTTTTGCAAAATCGTATCATCCTTTGGTCCGGAATTTCCGGAGCACTAGCGGTGGCCCTGGGCGCTCTGGGCGCTCATAAAATTGTTCCGATGGTTAGTGAAGCACACGGACATGCCTTTACGACAGCAACCCAGTATCATATGTTTCATAGTCTGGCCTTACTCGCATTGGCCGCACTTTCAGATAAAATAAACGAGCGATGGTTACGCATTTCCTTTCTGGCGTTTTTGGCCGGCATTGTTTGTTTCAGCGGTTCGTTGTACTTGTTGAGTACACGTGAGATTACCGGCTTGGCAGGTTTGATGTGGTTGGGTCCGGTGACACCGTTGGGTGGACTGATGCTGATCACGGGCTGGTTATGCCTGGTTTTGGGCGTCCGTCGGACTTCCTAA
- a CDS encoding saccharopine dehydrogenase NADP-binding domain-containing protein → MKKILVLGAGKSASSLIKYLLDNVSGNQWQITVADVSESMARKKTGDHAHAQAVALDVTSEEERTKAIHKHDIVLSLLPPQLHELAAKTALEVGRNLVTASYTSTNMQQLDSEVRRKGLIFLNECGLDPGIDHMSAMKAIDHIKASGGELIAFRSYTGGLVAPESADNPWAYKFTWNPRNVVMAGQGTAKFIEDGKYRYIPYSRLFTDTVPIEVKGHGRFEGYANRDSLLYRKAYGIENIPTLIRGTLRVDGFCKAWDALIKLGWTDDSCIIHNDNLTYTDLLEAYLPKGNGDIKARVMQFLNPEEDPGLTERLEYLGLFDHIPLKGDHKTAAVFLQELLEQKWALGEKDIDMIVMQHQFTYMQEGNKKHLTSSLVVKGDDATYTAMAKTVGIPMGIAAKLILQDKIQSRGVMIPVSQEIYQPVLEELESLGIGFTEEEVPAEA, encoded by the coding sequence ATGAAAAAAATTCTCGTGCTGGGCGCCGGCAAATCGGCTTCATCATTAATCAAATACCTGCTGGATAATGTTTCCGGAAACCAATGGCAGATTACCGTCGCTGATGTTTCGGAATCCATGGCCAGAAAAAAAACCGGTGACCATGCTCACGCACAAGCAGTCGCACTGGATGTGACCAGTGAGGAAGAACGAACGAAAGCGATACATAAGCATGACATTGTCTTATCTCTCCTGCCTCCACAATTACATGAACTTGCCGCCAAAACCGCGTTGGAAGTGGGTAGAAATCTGGTGACCGCCTCATACACCTCCACCAACATGCAGCAACTTGACAGTGAGGTGCGCAGGAAAGGGCTGATCTTTCTGAATGAGTGTGGACTTGATCCGGGCATCGACCACATGTCCGCCATGAAAGCCATTGACCATATCAAAGCGTCCGGCGGAGAACTGATTGCATTCCGATCATACACGGGAGGATTGGTGGCACCGGAATCCGCCGACAATCCATGGGCCTATAAATTTACATGGAACCCAAGGAATGTTGTCATGGCCGGACAAGGAACTGCCAAATTCATTGAAGACGGAAAGTACCGCTATATACCATACAGCAGGCTATTCACGGATACCGTGCCTATCGAGGTGAAGGGCCACGGTCGCTTTGAAGGATATGCCAACCGTGATTCGCTTCTTTACCGAAAAGCATATGGGATTGAAAACATCCCTACGCTGATCAGAGGTACGCTTAGGGTAGATGGCTTTTGCAAAGCCTGGGATGCGCTGATCAAATTAGGGTGGACCGATGATTCATGCATCATACATAATGACAACCTCACCTATACGGATTTGCTGGAAGCTTATCTACCAAAGGGAAACGGTGATATCAAAGCAAGGGTCATGCAATTCCTAAACCCGGAAGAGGACCCCGGACTGACCGAACGGCTGGAATACCTGGGCCTCTTCGATCACATTCCCCTGAAAGGTGATCATAAAACCGCCGCTGTGTTCCTTCAGGAACTCCTTGAACAAAAGTGGGCTCTGGGAGAAAAGGATATCGACATGATCGTGATGCAGCACCAATTCACCTACATGCAAGAAGGAAACAAAAAACACCTTACTTCAAGTCTGGTGGTCAAAGGCGATGATGCCACTTACACCGCCATGGCCAAGACCGTGGGTATTCCTATGGGCATTGCAGCAAAATTAATCTTACAGGATAAAATACAATCACGGGGTGTAATGATACCTGTGAGCCAGGAAATTTACCAACCTGTTCTGGAAGAACTGGAATCTCTGGGTATCGGTTTTACAGAAGAAGAGGTCCCGGCGGAAGCTTAA
- the rimM gene encoding 16S rRNA processing protein RimM: MEPHEGYVLGYVKKCHGYQGEVLLKLDADHPEYILNQEVVYIEQDGRLLPFFLRGVNLRNDHEAILAFEDLATSSEVEPLIGKAVFLPLETLPEKVGNDFYFYEVIGFEVIDTHGISYGTVTEVMERPGQPVLQLDDKGTERLVPLNREWVANVNRELRSITMFIPEGLKEVYDSNDSNGNAAE, translated from the coding sequence ATGGAGCCGCACGAAGGCTATGTGTTGGGTTATGTGAAGAAGTGCCACGGCTACCAGGGAGAGGTTCTCCTTAAACTGGACGCAGATCATCCCGAATATATTTTAAATCAGGAAGTAGTGTACATCGAACAAGATGGTAGACTACTTCCTTTTTTTTTACGAGGTGTTAATCTGCGTAACGACCATGAAGCCATCCTGGCTTTTGAGGATCTAGCCACGTCGTCCGAGGTGGAACCACTTATCGGAAAAGCGGTGTTTCTGCCGCTGGAAACCCTTCCCGAAAAAGTTGGCAATGACTTTTACTTCTATGAAGTGATCGGTTTTGAAGTGATAGATACACACGGTATTTCCTATGGAACGGTCACGGAGGTGATGGAGCGCCCGGGGCAGCCTGTCCTGCAATTGGATGACAAGGGAACTGAGCGTCTGGTGCCATTGAATCGGGAGTGGGTAGCGAACGTCAATCGCGAACTACGATCAATCACCATGTTTATCCCTGAAGGCCTCAAAGAGGTATATGATTCCAACGACAGCAACGGGAACGCTGCCGAATAA
- a CDS encoding 30S ribosomal protein S16, whose amino-acid sequence MSVKIRLQRHGRRKRPFYHIVVTDSRSPRNGRFIQRLGSYDPNHEKAIVTLNFDSAVEWVKKGAQPSDTCRVLLSQEGVMLKKHLDQGVTKGALTAEDAEKKFSAWVSGKEKRAEEKVNKQQSRKEAKAKAKAEAKKKEAEANAPEAAAPEAPAAEAEAAAPAEEAPKAEDSAEEKA is encoded by the coding sequence ATGTCAGTAAAGATCAGATTACAACGACACGGAAGACGGAAGCGTCCTTTTTACCACATTGTGGTAACCGATAGTCGTTCCCCCAGAAACGGACGTTTCATCCAAAGACTGGGCAGCTATGATCCCAATCACGAGAAGGCCATTGTGACCTTGAACTTCGACAGTGCCGTGGAATGGGTAAAGAAGGGTGCACAGCCCTCCGATACCTGCCGCGTACTCCTGTCACAGGAAGGTGTGATGTTGAAGAAGCATCTCGATCAGGGTGTGACCAAGGGCGCTTTGACGGCAGAGGATGCCGAGAAGAAATTCAGTGCCTGGGTGAGTGGTAAAGAGAAGCGTGCGGAGGAAAAAGTAAACAAGCAACAGTCCAGGAAAGAAGCAAAAGCCAAGGCCAAGGCAGAAGCTAAGAAGAAGGAAGCCGAAGCAAATGCTCCTGAAGCTGCCGCTCCCGAAGCACCTGCCGCTGAAGCAGAGGCTGCTGCCCCTGCAGAGGAAGCCCCAAAGGCTGAAGATAGCGCTGAAGAGAAGGCATAA